A genome region from Nocardia sp. NBC_01730 includes the following:
- a CDS encoding transposase — MPPRKRRSFTAEYKVEAAHRVIDSGRSIAVVARELGIHETVLSTWVKDERRRIAAAEVGGEKPLDAAERAELLRLRRQVGELEKDNAFLAKASAYFAAMQTNRPGSI; from the coding sequence ATGCCTCCTCGCAAGCGTCGGTCGTTCACGGCCGAGTACAAGGTCGAGGCTGCTCATCGGGTGATCGATTCCGGTCGCTCGATCGCCGTGGTCGCTCGTGAACTCGGTATTCACGAGACCGTGCTCAGTACCTGGGTCAAAGACGAGCGGCGCCGGATCGCCGCGGCCGAGGTCGGCGGTGAGAAACCTCTGGACGCGGCCGAGCGAGCCGAGTTGCTGCGTTTACGCAGGCAAGTCGGCGAGCTGGAGAAGGACAATGCGTTCTTGGCAAAAGCTTCGGCGTACTTCGCCGCGATGCAGACCAACCGGCCCGGTTCGATCTGA
- a CDS encoding helix-turn-helix domain-containing protein produces MHDDELPDASALRFLVGSALKTARTTARVTQQAAAKHIGFTSGKLSYMESGETAQGADHVAQLMRLYKAPAEDVEWVVSLAVRADHGVLSTRNDDVWPDWFKLYVGLEKLAKRLFEYTNSFLPGQLQTLAYATAVLEDSLHIPARDIAQTARARIDRQRIISTDKPVQTSAVVEESVLDRMIGSPTVMIEQLEHLLELMSLPNVDLHIIPTATGNHEGLPGSFILLNFTEARGIAYVEYHTGALYLQERSDVDLYTLTADRLISKALSTDDTANAIQSRIAKIKNMERK; encoded by the coding sequence ATGCACGACGACGAGCTTCCAGACGCCTCGGCCTTGCGGTTCCTCGTCGGGAGCGCCCTCAAGACAGCGAGAACCACGGCGAGGGTCACGCAACAAGCGGCGGCAAAGCACATCGGCTTCACGTCGGGCAAGTTGAGCTATATGGAGAGCGGCGAGACCGCTCAAGGCGCCGACCATGTCGCACAGTTGATGCGGCTCTACAAAGCCCCGGCCGAGGACGTCGAATGGGTGGTATCGCTCGCGGTCCGCGCTGACCACGGTGTCCTATCCACCCGAAACGACGACGTGTGGCCAGACTGGTTCAAGCTGTATGTCGGTCTCGAAAAGCTGGCCAAGCGGCTGTTCGAGTACACCAACAGCTTTCTGCCGGGTCAGTTGCAAACACTCGCCTACGCCACCGCAGTCCTGGAGGATAGTCTCCATATCCCAGCAAGAGACATCGCCCAAACCGCCCGAGCCAGGATCGATCGCCAACGGATCATCAGCACCGACAAGCCCGTCCAGACGAGCGCCGTCGTAGAAGAATCGGTTCTGGACCGGATGATCGGCAGCCCAACGGTGATGATCGAGCAGCTGGAACACCTGCTCGAGCTGATGAGCTTGCCTAACGTCGACCTGCACATCATCCCAACAGCGACTGGCAACCATGAAGGGCTGCCCGGCTCGTTCATCCTGCTGAACTTCACCGAAGCCCGCGGGATCGCCTACGTCGAGTACCACACCGGCGCTCTCTATCTGCAAGAACGCAGCGACGTAGACTTGTACACACTGACCGCGGACCGACTCATCAGCAAGGCGCTCTCGACGGACGACACCGCCAACGCAATTCAGAGTCGCATCGCGAAGATCAAGAACATGGAGCGAAAATGA
- a CDS encoding tyrosine-type recombinase/integrase, whose translation MRLADAVRIYLATITVPNTRLTYAAALDRLVADFGADTDVALLDAEPDRVSGWFTFVWGGKSAKTFNIRLTALVSACGYWREQDWLAGDPLVRLRARPAPPDTSKALSRDRVTEILGSDAPLRERVLWHMLYESSARAEEVLMLDVPDLDTVNRCAVVMRKGGAREVIAWQTGTARLLPRMLAGRKLGPLFLTDRKARPAAATNDVDPVTGRARLSYRRAAELFEAHTERFDDGPYTLHQLRHSRLTHAAEEGASTPVLMKLSGHTSVRSLAKYARVSDEGLRRYQADSDPAARRRSGR comes from the coding sequence GTGCGACTGGCGGATGCGGTGCGGATCTATTTGGCGACGATCACGGTGCCCAACACCCGCCTGACGTACGCGGCGGCGCTGGATCGGTTGGTCGCGGATTTCGGGGCGGATACGGATGTGGCACTGTTGGATGCGGAGCCCGATCGGGTCAGTGGCTGGTTCACGTTCGTGTGGGGTGGCAAGTCGGCGAAGACGTTCAACATCCGGTTGACCGCGCTGGTATCGGCGTGCGGGTATTGGCGGGAGCAGGACTGGCTGGCCGGTGACCCGCTGGTGCGGCTGCGAGCGCGGCCCGCGCCGCCGGACACCAGTAAGGCGTTGAGCCGGGACCGGGTCACGGAGATTTTGGGATCGGATGCGCCGCTGCGGGAGCGGGTGTTGTGGCACATGCTCTACGAGTCCTCGGCTCGCGCCGAGGAGGTGCTGATGCTGGATGTGCCCGATCTCGATACGGTGAATCGGTGCGCGGTGGTGATGCGCAAGGGCGGGGCACGTGAGGTCATCGCGTGGCAGACCGGCACCGCCCGGTTGTTGCCTCGGATGCTGGCCGGCCGCAAACTCGGTCCGTTGTTTCTCACCGACCGCAAGGCTCGCCCAGCGGCGGCGACCAACGATGTGGACCCGGTGACCGGGCGGGCGCGGTTGTCCTACCGGCGCGCGGCGGAGCTGTTCGAGGCTCACACAGAGCGTTTCGATGACGGCCCGTACACGCTGCACCAGCTGCGGCATTCCCGGTTGACTCACGCGGCCGAGGAAGGTGCGTCGACGCCGGTGCTGATGAAATTGTCGGGGCATACCTCGGTGCGCAGCCTCGCGAAATACGCGAGGGTGTCCGACGAAGGGCTACGGCGCTATCAGGCAGACAGCGATCCGGCCGCGCGTCGCAGGTCGGGTCGCTGA
- a CDS encoding IS3 family transposase produces the protein MRRMARLLGVSASGYYAYVKRCTATVSTPRQRRRADLTVKILDVHAESDGTYGSPRITAELRARGEVVSAKTVAAIMARIGIEGISPRTFKARTTITDPAASFPPDLVRRNFDQGRPDAVWTTDFTYLTCGQGDMYLCAIRDGHTRRVLAHVVADHIGADVVCRAIDQAVAVRGHPVEGTVLHSDRGGEFTAAMTVNACHRHQLKRSMGDTGICWDNSPAESLWSTYKHESYYRHVYATKTELVAAVDNWINKYNHDRRHSALGMLSPLRYEQFLTDAAKAA, from the coding sequence ATCCGTCGTATGGCGCGCCTGCTGGGAGTGTCGGCGTCGGGTTACTACGCGTATGTGAAACGTTGCACGGCAACGGTTTCGACGCCACGTCAGCGGCGTCGTGCCGATCTGACGGTGAAGATCCTCGACGTCCACGCCGAGTCCGACGGTACCTACGGCTCTCCGCGGATCACTGCCGAGCTACGCGCACGTGGCGAGGTGGTCAGTGCCAAGACCGTCGCGGCGATCATGGCCCGGATCGGGATCGAGGGCATCAGCCCACGCACGTTCAAGGCCCGCACCACGATCACCGATCCTGCCGCGTCGTTCCCGCCGGACCTGGTACGCCGCAACTTCGATCAAGGCCGCCCCGACGCGGTCTGGACGACCGATTTCACATATCTGACCTGCGGACAGGGCGACATGTACTTGTGCGCCATCCGTGACGGACATACCCGCCGCGTGCTCGCCCACGTCGTGGCCGATCACATCGGCGCCGACGTGGTGTGCCGAGCCATCGACCAGGCCGTAGCAGTGCGTGGGCATCCGGTGGAAGGGACCGTGCTGCATTCCGATCGTGGGGGCGAGTTCACCGCGGCGATGACAGTCAACGCCTGCCACCGCCACCAGCTGAAACGGTCGATGGGCGATACCGGAATATGTTGGGACAACAGTCCCGCCGAATCGCTCTGGTCGACCTACAAACACGAGTCGTACTACCGCCACGTCTACGCCACCAAGACCGAACTCGTTGCTGCGGTTGACAATTGGATCAACAAGTACAACCATGATCGACGGCACTCCGCCCTCGGGATGCTCAGCCCCCTACGCTACGAGCAATTCCTGACAGACGCAGCAAAAGCTGCTTGA
- a CDS encoding DUF397 domain-containing protein yields MTTNTRLDEWKTSTFSGNNGGACVEVKIDGDKVLVRDTKFRRNPANTSETQPQIEIPAGLWPEVCNRAVSMTSFKVGNALTVTIHADGAATFIGPDTDLNYTPDEVDAFAKGVIDGQFDLP; encoded by the coding sequence ATGACCACCAATACCCGCCTGGACGAGTGGAAGACCAGTACCTTCAGCGGCAACAACGGTGGCGCGTGCGTCGAGGTCAAAATCGACGGCGACAAGGTCCTCGTTCGCGACACCAAGTTTCGCCGGAACCCCGCCAACACCAGTGAGACCCAGCCCCAGATCGAAATACCTGCTGGCCTGTGGCCTGAAGTCTGCAACCGCGCTGTGAGCATGACCTCCTTCAAGGTGGGCAACGCCCTGACGGTCACAATCCACGCCGATGGCGCAGCAACCTTCATCGGACCTGACACCGACCTGAACTACACCCCCGACGAAGTGGACGCCTTCGCCAAAGGTGTCATCGACGGCCAGTTCGATCTCCCCTAA
- a CDS encoding Imm1 family immunity protein, whose translation MQYVLVDHLAHREPLEDSRHAVEQFDDTISEILPHGMSGQTVWIEPEEPEGAGLRVDIDIDVNRAALTWMADDTIGVELEPGPPITVMWSVDAPRITVPGTVARVSVETARRAVADYVATGHRPALVCWTRR comes from the coding sequence ATGCAATACGTACTGGTCGATCACCTTGCTCATCGTGAGCCGCTCGAGGATTCGCGACATGCGGTGGAGCAGTTCGACGACACCATCTCGGAGATCCTGCCCCACGGCATGTCAGGGCAGACTGTCTGGATTGAGCCGGAGGAGCCCGAAGGCGCAGGCCTGCGGGTCGACATCGACATCGACGTCAATCGGGCCGCGCTCACCTGGATGGCCGACGACACCATCGGCGTCGAGTTGGAGCCGGGGCCGCCGATCACCGTCATGTGGTCGGTGGATGCGCCGAGGATCACCGTGCCCGGCACGGTGGCCAGGGTGAGTGTGGAGACCGCACGCCGTGCGGTGGCGGACTATGTGGCCACCGGCCATCGCCCGGCCCTGGTGTGCTGGACCCGGCGATAA